A single Staphylococcus muscae DNA region contains:
- the argF gene encoding ornithine carbamoyltransferase, translating into MKHLKNKDFLTLLDFSQDDIQFLLDLSAELKYAKYTGIEQQKLKGKNIALIFEKDSTRTRCAFEIAAYDQGAHVTYLGPTGSQMDIKESIKDTARVLGSMYDGIEYRGFSQQVVEDIAKYSGVPVWNGLTDDDHPTQVLADFLTAKEVLKKPYNQMHFTYVGDGRNNVANALMQGAAIMGMTFHLVCPKALNPTDDRLRQCKNIAEKNGGKILVIDDIDKGVKGSDVIYTDVWVSMGEPEEVWEKRIKLLEPYRVTQALMNKTENPNTIFEHCLPSFHNTESIIGKQIYEKYGLTEMEVTNEVFESNQSVVFQEAENRLHTIKAVMVATLGE; encoded by the coding sequence ATGAAACACTTAAAAAATAAAGACTTTTTAACATTACTAGACTTCTCACAAGATGATATACAATTTTTGCTTGATTTATCTGCAGAGCTGAAATATGCAAAATATACAGGAATAGAGCAACAAAAATTAAAAGGTAAAAATATTGCGCTTATTTTTGAAAAAGACTCAACCCGTACACGCTGTGCATTCGAAATAGCAGCATATGATCAAGGTGCACATGTCACTTATCTTGGACCAACAGGCTCACAAATGGACATAAAAGAATCTATCAAAGACACCGCTCGTGTATTGGGGAGCATGTATGATGGCATTGAATATCGTGGCTTTTCACAACAAGTGGTGGAAGACATAGCAAAATATTCTGGTGTTCCCGTATGGAATGGTTTAACAGATGACGATCACCCTACACAAGTACTTGCTGACTTTTTGACAGCTAAAGAAGTTTTAAAAAAACCATACAATCAAATGCACTTCACCTACGTTGGCGACGGACGTAACAATGTAGCAAATGCATTAATGCAAGGGGCTGCAATTATGGGCATGACATTTCACCTTGTATGTCCTAAAGCTTTAAATCCCACAGACGATCGATTAAGACAATGCAAAAATATTGCTGAAAAAAATGGTGGTAAAATTCTTGTAATAGATGATATCGATAAAGGTGTAAAAGGTTCTGATGTCATTTATACAGATGTTTGGGTATCTATGGGAGAACCTGAAGAAGTTTGGGAAAAGCGTATCAAATTGTTAGAGCCCTATCGTGTGACTCAAGCGTTAATGAATAAAACCGAGAATCCAAATACTATTTTTGAACATTGCCTACCATCATTTCATAATACGGAATCAATCATCGGCAAACAAATTTATGAAAAATATGGACTCACTGAAATGGAAGTTACAAACGAAGTATTTGAAAGTAATCAATCCGTTGTCTTTCAAGAAGCAGAAAATAGACTCCATACAATTAAAGCTGTCATGGTAGCAACGCTAGGAGAATAG
- the argH gene encoding argininosuccinate lyase: MSKKAWGGRFEEKPEDWVDAFNASIHFDKNLVDEDIQGSIAHATMLANQGILTQDEASTIISELKVIQQDIHDDKVPLQESLEDIHLNIEHELIQRVGSVGGKLHTGRSRNDQVATDMHLYTKKEVQNIITGITSFQQTIVTLAEQHIDTIMPGYTHLQRAQPISFAHHIMTYFWMLERDKSRFTDALKRIDLSPLGAAALSGTTYPIDRHETQSLLGFGGIYENSLDAVSDRDYIVETLHNISLTMVHLSRFAEEIIFWSSEEAKFVTLSDAFSTGSSIMPQKKNPDMAELIRGKVGRTTGHLMSMLMTLKGLPLAYNKDMQEDKEGLFDAVHTLKGSLKIFEGMVASMSVNTDRLATTIRQDFSNATELADYLVMKGIPFRDAHEIVGKLVLWSIQNNLYLLDVPLDVYQAQAPEIDEDIYTYLQPDEAVKRRKSYGATGQDAVKHQIEVAKQHL; this comes from the coding sequence ATGAGTAAAAAAGCATGGGGCGGTAGATTTGAAGAAAAACCAGAAGATTGGGTAGATGCGTTTAATGCATCTATCCATTTTGATAAAAACTTAGTAGATGAGGATATTCAAGGAAGTATCGCCCATGCTACAATGCTCGCAAATCAAGGCATTTTAACGCAGGACGAGGCTTCCACGATCATCTCAGAGCTTAAAGTTATTCAACAAGATATCCATGACGACAAAGTTCCTTTACAAGAGTCTCTCGAAGATATCCATCTCAACATCGAACATGAACTCATTCAACGTGTTGGCTCTGTCGGTGGTAAATTGCATACAGGACGAAGCCGTAATGATCAAGTTGCAACAGATATGCATTTATATACAAAAAAAGAAGTTCAAAATATCATCACAGGTATCACTTCTTTCCAACAAACAATTGTTACATTAGCAGAACAACATATTGATACGATTATGCCTGGCTATACACATTTACAACGTGCCCAGCCTATCTCATTTGCACATCATATCATGACTTATTTTTGGATGTTAGAGCGTGATAAATCGAGATTTACAGATGCATTAAAACGTATTGACTTATCTCCATTGGGTGCTGCTGCGTTAAGTGGTACAACATATCCAATCGATCGACATGAAACACAATCCTTACTTGGGTTTGGTGGTATTTATGAAAATAGTTTGGATGCCGTTAGTGATCGTGATTACATCGTAGAAACATTACACAACATTAGCTTAACCATGGTCCACCTTTCACGTTTTGCAGAAGAAATTATTTTTTGGTCATCTGAAGAAGCGAAGTTTGTCACGCTATCAGATGCGTTTTCAACAGGTTCATCTATTATGCCACAGAAGAAAAACCCAGACATGGCTGAACTCATTCGAGGTAAAGTAGGCCGTACAACAGGACATTTGATGAGTATGCTCATGACACTAAAAGGTTTACCATTAGCATATAACAAAGATATGCAAGAAGATAAAGAAGGACTATTTGATGCTGTTCATACACTGAAAGGTTCATTGAAAATCTTTGAAGGTATGGTAGCAAGTATGTCCGTCAATACAGACAGATTGGCTACAACGATCAGACAAGATTTTTCAAATGCAACTGAGTTAGCTGACTACCTCGTGATGAAAGGCATTCCATTCAGAGACGCACATGAAATTGTTGGTAAACTCGTACTCTGGTCTATTCAAAATAATTTATATCTTCTTGATGTACCGTTAGATGTCTATCAAGCACAAGCACCAGAAATTGATGAAGATATTTACACATATCTCCAACCAGATGAAGCAGTTAAACGTCGTAAAAGCTATGGTGCAACAGGTCAAGATGCGGTTAAACACCAAATCGAAGTTGCAAAACAACATTTATAA
- a CDS encoding argininosuccinate synthase, whose protein sequence is MKQKVVLAYSGGLDTSVAVQWLIEQGYDVVACCLDVGEGKDLDVVYQKALDMGAIESHIIDATKEFAEEYVGYAIKGNLMYEQTYPLVSALSRPLISKKLVEIAHKTDAVAIAHGCTGKGNDQVRFEVAIKALDPSLKVIAPVREWGWSREEELEYAKKHNIPVPVGKDSPYSIDQNLWGRANECGVLEDPYVAPPADAYDLTNELEDTPDEADEIIITFTEGLPTHIDGKAYELDDMILHLNDVAGKHGIGRIDHIENRLVGIKSREVYEVPGAEVILKAHKGLETITLSKDVAHFKPVVEKQLSEMVYNGLWFSPLTDALKAFIDHTQKFVTGDVRVKLFKGHAVVNGRKSDYTLYNEKLATYTKEDAFNQQSAVGFIDIFGLPTQVNAMLHGGYADE, encoded by the coding sequence ATGAAACAGAAGGTAGTATTAGCATATTCAGGTGGTTTAGATACAAGTGTGGCCGTGCAATGGCTGATTGAACAAGGATACGATGTTGTTGCATGTTGCCTAGACGTTGGTGAAGGAAAAGATTTAGACGTTGTATATCAAAAAGCTTTAGATATGGGGGCCATTGAGTCTCACATCATTGATGCAACGAAAGAATTTGCAGAAGAATACGTGGGTTATGCCATTAAAGGTAACTTAATGTATGAACAGACGTACCCACTCGTATCTGCATTGTCACGACCTTTAATTTCAAAAAAACTCGTCGAAATTGCACATAAAACAGATGCGGTTGCGATTGCACACGGATGTACAGGTAAAGGAAATGACCAAGTGCGTTTCGAAGTAGCAATTAAAGCATTAGACCCTAGCTTAAAAGTAATTGCACCAGTTAGAGAATGGGGTTGGAGCCGTGAAGAAGAGTTAGAATATGCCAAAAAACATAACATTCCAGTACCAGTTGGCAAAGATTCTCCATACTCAATTGACCAAAACTTATGGGGCCGTGCCAATGAATGTGGTGTGTTAGAAGACCCTTACGTTGCCCCCCCTGCCGATGCCTATGATTTAACAAATGAATTAGAAGATACGCCTGATGAAGCGGATGAAATAATCATTACGTTCACTGAAGGGCTACCTACACACATCGATGGTAAGGCTTATGAATTAGATGATATGATTCTACATTTAAATGATGTCGCAGGAAAACATGGTATTGGAAGAATTGACCACATTGAAAATAGACTTGTAGGTATCAAATCAAGAGAAGTCTATGAAGTACCTGGTGCTGAAGTGATCTTAAAAGCACATAAAGGTTTAGAAACAATCACACTTTCTAAAGACGTCGCACATTTTAAACCAGTTGTTGAGAAACAATTATCCGAAATGGTCTATAACGGTTTATGGTTCTCTCCACTTACAGATGCCCTAAAAGCATTTATTGATCATACACAAAAATTTGTAACGGGTGATGTCAGAGTTAAACTTTTCAAAGGCCATGCTGTTGTTAATGGTAGAAAGTCAGACTATACACTTTATAATGAAAAATTAGCAACTTATACAAAAGAAGATGCATTCAATCAACAATCAGCTGTTGGCTTTATCGATATTTTCGGTTTACCAACACAAGTAAATGCAATGTTACACGGAGGTTATGCAGATGAGTAA
- a CDS encoding glucose-6-phosphate isomerase, translating into MTHIQFDYKKALQFFGQHELEQQQDQVKLIHRTIHEGTGAGNDFLGWVDLPVDYDKEEFDRILKAAEEIKSHSDVLVVIGIGGSYLGARSAIEMLTPAFKKNNDLPEIVFAGHHLSSSYTQELIDYLEGKDFSVNVISKSGTTTEPAVAFRLFKQLLEEKYGKEEAVKRIFATTDKEKGALKQLATNEGYASFVVPDDVGGRFSVLTAVGLLPIAVAGIDIQAMMSGAAKAREELSSDDLSQNIAYQYASIRNVLYNKGYTTEMLINYEPSLQYFNEWWKQLFGESEGKDLKGIYPSSANFTTDLHSLGQYVQEGRRFLFETVLKVDTPKHNITIEEDADDLDGLNYLAGKTVDEVNTKAFEGTLLAHTDGGVPNLVITLPKLDAETYGYLVYFFELAVAMSGYQLGVNPFNQPGVEAYKQNMFALLGKPGFEDKKKDLEARL; encoded by the coding sequence ATGACACATATCCAGTTTGATTACAAAAAGGCACTACAATTTTTCGGGCAGCATGAATTAGAACAACAGCAAGATCAAGTGAAGCTGATTCATCGCACAATCCATGAAGGAACAGGCGCTGGCAATGATTTTTTAGGATGGGTTGATTTACCGGTTGACTATGATAAAGAAGAATTTGATCGCATTTTAAAAGCGGCAGAAGAGATTAAGTCACATTCAGATGTACTCGTTGTCATTGGTATTGGTGGCTCATATTTAGGTGCACGTTCAGCGATTGAAATGTTGACACCCGCATTTAAAAAGAATAATGATTTACCAGAAATTGTTTTTGCAGGTCATCATCTTTCTTCATCTTATACACAAGAATTAATTGATTATTTAGAGGGCAAAGATTTCTCTGTGAATGTTATTTCAAAATCAGGAACAACGACAGAACCAGCTGTGGCCTTCCGTTTATTTAAACAATTATTAGAAGAAAAATATGGTAAAGAAGAAGCGGTAAAACGTATTTTTGCGACAACAGATAAAGAAAAAGGTGCTTTAAAACAACTTGCGACAAATGAAGGTTATGCATCATTCGTAGTACCTGATGATGTCGGTGGACGTTTCTCTGTATTAACAGCAGTAGGTCTATTACCAATTGCAGTCGCTGGTATTGATATTCAAGCTATGATGTCAGGTGCAGCAAAAGCGCGTGAAGAATTGTCATCAGATGATTTATCACAAAACATTGCTTATCAATATGCATCAATTCGTAATGTGTTATACAACAAAGGTTATACAACTGAAATGTTAATTAACTACGAGCCATCATTACAATATTTCAATGAATGGTGGAAACAACTGTTTGGTGAGTCAGAAGGTAAAGACTTGAAAGGTATCTATCCATCAAGTGCAAACTTTACAACAGACTTACATTCATTAGGTCAATACGTTCAAGAAGGACGTCGTTTCCTATTTGAAACAGTTTTAAAAGTCGATACACCAAAGCATAATATTACAATTGAAGAAGACGCAGACGATTTAGATGGTCTTAACTATTTAGCTGGTAAAACAGTTGATGAAGTGAATACCAAAGCATTTGAAGGAACGTTATTAGCGCATACAGATGGTGGCGTACCGAACTTGGTTATTACATTACCAAAATTGGATGCTGAAACATACGGCTATCTGGTTTACTTCTTTGAATTGGCTGTTGCGATGAGCGGTTACCAATTAGGTGTGAATCCATTCAACCAACCTGGTGTAGAAGCATATAAACAAAATATGTTTGCATTGCTTGGTAAACCAGGCTTTGAAGATAAGAAAAAAGATTTAGAAGCACGTTTATAA
- the lepB gene encoding signal peptidase I has product MKKETIEWIISIGLALLIVGLLYTFVIKPYNVQGDSMHPTLKDGDRLIVNKIGKTLGHLDNGNVIVFHADESADYVKRIIGKPGDHVEYKNDQLYLNGKKVHEPYLDYNLKHKSYDEITGPVNSQDLQGSNGKYQIPKDKYLVLGDNREVSKDSRTIGLIDKDQIVGKVSLRYWPVSEFKVNFNPDHTEETP; this is encoded by the coding sequence GTGAAAAAAGAAACGATAGAATGGATTATTTCGATAGGACTAGCCCTCCTTATCGTTGGATTACTCTATACATTTGTAATTAAACCATATAACGTACAAGGGGATTCAATGCATCCTACATTAAAAGACGGAGACCGTTTAATTGTGAATAAAATTGGTAAGACGTTAGGTCATCTGGATAATGGGAATGTTATTGTATTCCATGCTGACGAATCAGCAGACTATGTAAAACGTATTATCGGAAAACCCGGTGATCATGTAGAATACAAAAACGATCAATTGTATTTAAATGGTAAGAAAGTACATGAACCTTATCTTGACTATAACTTAAAACATAAGTCATACGATGAAATTACTGGACCTGTTAACTCTCAAGATTTACAAGGGAGCAATGGAAAATATCAAATACCAAAAGATAAATATTTGGTGTTAGGGGATAATCGTGAAGTTAGCAAAGATAGTCGTACGATTGGCTTGATTGATAAAGACCAAATCGTCGGTAAGGTTTCATTAAGATATTGGCCGGTAAGTGAATTCAAAGTCAACTTCAACCCAGATCATACAGAAGAAACACCATAA
- the addB gene encoding helicase-exonuclease AddAB subunit AddB, protein MFRAYIGKAGTGKSTAMMNEIKHKIQEAPLGDPIVVVTPMQGTYLYEQAFVSDSSLQGSLRAEVLHFDRLSHRVFQEVGGVHETRLSTSSIEMMIYHILEDVRTKLKLYQSQVKYLGFSTKVREQIQDFEKYAVTPEVVVNSAKNTQLSKRTQDKLHDMGLVYETLQARMGSDYLTGEGLMQRFISVIPKSEWLCKADIYIDGFHNFSTQEYQVIEVLVQHAKSVTVLLTTNGDMDPLSMFRKPSESLTHLHEIAENLNETLEIKHFNDVYRFKQISIKVLASEFDALQPTPTQSDDGAVRIFEATSTREEVNEVARQILADVRDNRYRYHDIAVLYRDPHYAYLLESIFAQYDIPYNIDVKRSMAHHPIMEMFVSMIESLKTGWKFEPMMRLFKTNVLTQNIENSRYLIDLLENYALERGIQGANWFDDSKFQLDSFKKMGIKRHRTRTEDEEETFRRVISMKDSVLQKLERLGNKLKEGKHAVDYATALYGVLESFELPSQLMSYRDALESNEKHEKAEELDQIWKGFIRILDEIVSVFGQKEMTYTHFLELLDVGLKGLEFSMIPQTMDQVTIGSMDLAKVDNKCHVYLIGMNDGVLPQPISGKSLMSDEEKKQFEAHTGMQLSPTADILQMDEAFVGYFAMTRACERLTMTYSLMDSSGSEKEGSPYLNDVKNILPSVEIQNIAQRNGEEAMRRIVHPHQTKVHLFESLRTWIDGQPVSDTWFTAYEVMSKVPSLQTGMTHLTTALDYRNETMQLDQDLTFALYGKTINASVSRFEGYNNCPFKHYVSHGLKLNERTKYELQNFELGTIFHDVLRYIAEQIEGSFQTLTSDEIQNLTKQALNEYLPKVQFNLLNATSYYQYLSQRIGEIVQTTLEALRYQAEYSKFRPIAFEKSFRKKPHSDEELIASTLTTTQGVPINIRGQIDRIDAYHNHGKSFINIIDYKSSESSSELDLVKVYYGLQMQMMTYMDIALQNKVRLGLKDDVKPGGFLYMHVHKFKDKKRAWDKVNPDDYEAKFLKSYKLNGFLNSDPDVIEGYDRRLENGVGSDIVPVALTKKGDFNKRDSKVIDEEMIYKLIERNKENFVYTASQIMDGHTEVAPLKYKDVLPCSYCQYKSVCHVDSLIDSAKYRQVDEKIKPLDILASSEEGEETR, encoded by the coding sequence ATGTTTCGCGCTTATATAGGAAAAGCAGGCACTGGTAAGAGTACAGCGATGATGAATGAGATTAAACATAAGATACAAGAAGCACCTTTAGGAGATCCGATTGTCGTTGTAACACCGATGCAAGGAACGTATTTATATGAACAAGCTTTTGTCAGTGATTCATCATTACAAGGTAGTTTGCGAGCGGAAGTGCTACACTTCGACAGGCTCAGTCATCGTGTGTTTCAAGAAGTAGGGGGTGTACATGAAACACGTCTATCAACTTCATCAATTGAAATGATGATTTATCATATTTTAGAAGATGTTCGCACAAAGCTGAAGCTGTATCAATCACAAGTGAAGTATTTAGGGTTTAGTACAAAAGTACGTGAACAAATTCAAGATTTTGAAAAATATGCAGTGACACCAGAAGTGGTTGTGAACAGTGCAAAAAACACACAATTATCTAAAAGAACACAAGATAAGTTACATGATATGGGATTGGTTTATGAAACTTTGCAAGCACGTATGGGCTCTGATTATCTAACGGGAGAAGGTTTGATGCAGCGCTTCATATCGGTGATTCCGAAGTCTGAGTGGCTCTGTAAAGCAGATATATATATCGATGGGTTTCACAACTTTTCGACACAAGAATATCAAGTGATAGAAGTACTCGTACAACATGCGAAATCCGTTACAGTCTTGCTAACAACAAATGGAGATATGGATCCATTAAGTATGTTTCGTAAGCCGTCGGAATCACTCACACATCTTCACGAAATTGCAGAAAATCTAAATGAAACGTTAGAGATTAAACATTTTAATGATGTGTATCGTTTTAAACAGATAAGTATAAAAGTGTTAGCATCAGAGTTCGATGCTTTACAACCAACACCGACACAGTCGGATGATGGTGCAGTGAGAATATTCGAAGCGACATCAACACGTGAAGAAGTGAATGAAGTTGCACGACAAATTTTGGCAGATGTCAGAGATAATCGATATCGGTATCATGATATTGCTGTTTTATATCGTGATCCACATTACGCATATTTATTAGAATCAATTTTTGCACAGTACGATATTCCATATAACATAGATGTGAAGCGTTCAATGGCACATCATCCGATTATGGAAATGTTTGTTAGTATGATTGAATCTTTAAAAACAGGCTGGAAATTTGAACCGATGATGCGCTTGTTTAAAACAAATGTACTCACACAAAACATTGAAAACAGTCGTTACTTAATAGATTTACTGGAAAACTATGCGCTGGAACGTGGGATTCAGGGGGCAAATTGGTTTGACGACAGCAAATTCCAACTTGATAGCTTTAAAAAAATGGGGATTAAACGTCATCGTACACGAACTGAAGACGAAGAAGAAACATTTCGACGTGTCATATCTATGAAGGATTCGGTGTTACAAAAGCTTGAACGATTAGGAAACAAGCTAAAAGAAGGCAAACATGCAGTTGATTATGCGACAGCGTTATATGGAGTGTTGGAATCATTTGAACTACCGTCTCAACTTATGAGTTACCGCGATGCATTAGAATCGAATGAGAAACATGAAAAAGCGGAAGAATTAGACCAAATCTGGAAAGGATTTATTCGCATATTAGATGAAATTGTTTCAGTGTTTGGACAAAAAGAAATGACCTATACACATTTTCTAGAATTACTAGATGTTGGTTTAAAAGGTTTAGAATTTTCAATGATTCCACAAACAATGGATCAAGTGACAATTGGTTCTATGGATTTAGCAAAAGTTGATAATAAATGTCATGTTTATTTAATCGGTATGAATGATGGTGTGCTACCACAACCTATCAGTGGAAAGAGCTTGATGTCTGATGAAGAGAAAAAGCAATTCGAAGCACATACAGGTATGCAGTTAAGCCCAACAGCAGATATTTTACAAATGGATGAAGCCTTTGTTGGATATTTTGCAATGACACGTGCGTGTGAACGATTGACGATGACATATAGTTTAATGGATAGTAGTGGATCAGAAAAAGAAGGCAGTCCTTATTTAAATGATGTAAAAAATATTTTACCATCAGTAGAAATTCAAAATATTGCACAACGCAACGGAGAAGAAGCAATGCGCCGTATCGTTCATCCACACCAAACGAAAGTTCATTTATTTGAATCACTCCGCACGTGGATAGATGGGCAACCGGTTTCAGACACATGGTTTACAGCATATGAAGTAATGTCAAAAGTCCCGTCGTTGCAGACAGGCATGACACACTTAACGACAGCGCTAGATTATCGTAATGAAACGATGCAATTAGATCAAGATTTAACATTTGCATTGTATGGAAAAACAATTAACGCAAGTGTGTCACGTTTTGAAGGTTACAACAATTGTCCGTTTAAACACTATGTATCACACGGCTTGAAATTGAATGAGCGCACAAAGTATGAGTTGCAGAATTTTGAACTTGGAACGATATTCCATGATGTTTTACGATATATTGCAGAACAAATTGAGGGTAGTTTCCAAACATTAACATCCGACGAGATTCAAAATTTAACAAAACAAGCGCTAAATGAATATTTACCAAAAGTACAGTTTAATCTTCTAAATGCTACGTCATACTATCAGTATCTATCACAACGGATTGGTGAAATTGTTCAAACAACACTTGAAGCTTTACGTTATCAAGCAGAGTATTCCAAGTTCCGGCCGATTGCATTTGAAAAATCTTTTCGAAAGAAGCCACACTCTGATGAAGAGTTAATTGCGTCAACTCTGACAACAACACAAGGCGTGCCGATTAATATACGTGGGCAAATCGATCGAATTGATGCTTACCATAATCATGGTAAAAGTTTCATTAATATTATTGATTATAAATCTTCTGAATCAAGTTCAGAGCTGGACTTGGTAAAAGTGTATTACGGATTACAAATGCAAATGATGACATATATGGATATTGCATTACAAAATAAAGTGCGCTTAGGATTGAAAGATGATGTAAAACCGGGTGGCTTTTTATATATGCATGTGCATAAATTCAAAGATAAGAAACGGGCATGGGATAAAGTAAATCCAGACGATTATGAAGCTAAATTTTTGAAATCATATAAACTGAATGGTTTCTTAAATAGTGATCCAGATGTGATAGAAGGCTATGACCGTCGCTTAGAAAACGGAGTAGGTTCAGATATTGTTCCCGTAGCACTCACTAAAAAAGGTGATTTTAATAAAAGAGACAGCAAAGTTATCGATGAAGAAATGATATACAAACTGATAGAGCGAAACAAAGAAAACTTTGTGTATACTGCTTCACAAATTATGGATGGGCATACTGAAGTAGCCCCGTTGAAGTATAAAGATGTTCTACCATGCAGTTATTGTCAATACAAATCAGTATGTCATGTGGATAGCTTGATTGATAGTGCGAAATATCGTCAAGTGGATGAAAAGATTAAACCATTAGATATTCTTGCGTCAAGTGAGGAAGGGGAGGAGACACGATGA